A DNA window from Streptococcus mutans contains the following coding sequences:
- the purD gene encoding phosphoribosylamine--glycine ligase produces the protein MKLLVVGSGGREHAIAKKLLASRDVEQVFVAPGNDGMTLDGLDLVNIGISEHSKLIDFAKANAIAWTFIGPDDALAAGIVDDFNQAGLEAFGPTKLAAELEWSKDFAKEIMVKYGVPTAAYGTFSDFEKAKAYIEKQGAPIVVKADGLALGKGVVVAETVEQAVEAVHEMLLDNKFGDSGARVVIEEFLDGEEFSLFAFVNGDKFYIMPAAQDHKRAYDGDKGPNTGGMGAYAPVPHLAKSVIDQSVDTIVKPVLEGMIAEGRPYLGVLYAGLILTKDGPKVIEFNSRFGDPETQVILPRLTSDFAQNITDILAGRNPDITWLDSGVTLGVVVASNGYPLAYEKGVLLPEKTGGDIITYYAGAKFDGNSQLLLSNGGRVYMLVTTADSVKAVQDKIYTQLNKQNTTGLFYRTDIGSKAL, from the coding sequence ATGAAACTTTTGGTTGTTGGTTCTGGTGGTCGTGAGCATGCGATTGCCAAGAAGTTGTTGGCATCTCGGGATGTTGAGCAGGTCTTTGTTGCTCCCGGCAATGATGGCATGACTCTGGATGGTTTGGATTTGGTGAATATCGGAATTTCCGAACATTCCAAGTTGATTGACTTTGCCAAAGCAAATGCTATTGCTTGGACCTTTATTGGTCCTGATGATGCACTAGCAGCTGGTATCGTTGATGATTTTAACCAAGCTGGGCTTGAGGCGTTTGGTCCAACTAAGTTAGCAGCAGAGCTGGAGTGGTCTAAGGATTTTGCTAAGGAAATCATGGTCAAATACGGCGTTCCGACAGCAGCCTATGGCACATTTTCCGACTTCGAGAAAGCTAAAGCCTACATCGAAAAGCAGGGCGCTCCAATCGTGGTCAAGGCGGATGGCTTGGCATTGGGTAAGGGAGTAGTCGTGGCTGAAACCGTGGAGCAGGCGGTCGAGGCGGTGCATGAAATGCTGCTGGACAATAAGTTCGGCGACTCGGGTGCGCGCGTGGTTATTGAGGAGTTCCTTGATGGCGAAGAATTCTCTCTCTTTGCCTTTGTCAATGGGGACAAGTTTTACATTATGCCTGCGGCGCAGGATCACAAGCGTGCCTATGATGGTGACAAGGGACCAAACACAGGCGGTATGGGGGCCTACGCTCCTGTTCCTCACCTGGCGAAAAGCGTGATTGACCAGTCGGTTGATACCATTGTCAAGCCAGTGCTTGAGGGTATGATTGCTGAGGGCCGCCCTTATCTTGGCGTGCTCTACGCGGGGCTTATCTTGACTAAGGACGGTCCTAAGGTTATCGAGTTCAACTCTCGCTTTGGCGATCCCGAGACCCAAGTTATCTTGCCGCGCCTGACTTCTGACTTTGCACAGAATATCACGGACATTTTGGCTGGCAGGAACCCTGACATCACTTGGCTGGATTCGGGCGTGACCCTAGGCGTGGTGGTTGCTTCAAATGGCTATCCGCTCGCCTACGAAAAAGGGGTGCTTCTGCCAGAAAAGACCGGTGGCGACATAATCACCTATTATGCAGGGGCTAAGTTTGATGGCAATAGCCAGCTGCTCTTGTCAAACGGCGGCCGCGTCTACATGCTGGTTACTACAGCCGACAGCGTCAAGGCTGTGCAGGACAAAATTTACACCCAGTTGAATAAACAAAACACAACAGGCCTCTTTTATCGTACGGACATCGGAAGCAAGGCTTTGTAA